One genomic window of Sodaliphilus pleomorphus includes the following:
- a CDS encoding carbohydrate kinase family protein — protein MDNIIVGLGEALWDCLPEGRKLGGAPANFAFHAAQFGFNACAVSAVGNDALGDETLKAFDAKGLNYIMPRVDYPTGTVSVELDAEGVPTYDIKQQVAWDNIPFTPEIEEAARHCQAVCFGSLAQRSPVSHHTIARFLDATPSTCLKIFDINLRQRFYSKEVIKEGLKRCDILKINDEELVTIGRMFGYPGLDMENKCWLILGKYNLKMLVLTCGTNGSYVFTAGQLSIQETPKVAVADTVGAGDSFTGAFAAATLSGMPVNQAHELAVKVSAYVCTQNGAMPALPRELTEQVKCHK, from the coding sequence ATGGATAACATCATTGTAGGCCTCGGTGAGGCCTTGTGGGACTGCCTGCCCGAGGGACGCAAACTGGGCGGAGCTCCTGCCAACTTTGCATTTCATGCAGCCCAATTCGGTTTCAATGCCTGTGCCGTGAGTGCCGTGGGCAACGATGCCCTGGGCGACGAGACCTTGAAGGCCTTCGACGCCAAGGGGCTCAACTACATCATGCCACGGGTCGACTACCCCACCGGCACCGTGAGCGTCGAGCTCGATGCCGAGGGCGTGCCCACCTACGACATCAAGCAGCAAGTGGCCTGGGACAACATTCCCTTCACTCCCGAGATTGAGGAGGCTGCCCGCCACTGCCAGGCCGTGTGTTTCGGGTCGCTCGCACAGCGCAGCCCTGTGTCGCACCACACCATAGCGCGCTTTCTCGATGCCACACCCAGCACGTGCCTCAAGATCTTCGACATCAACTTGCGGCAGCGCTTCTACTCCAAAGAGGTGATAAAGGAGGGTCTCAAGCGTTGCGACATCTTGAAAATAAACGATGAGGAACTCGTCACGATAGGGCGCATGTTTGGCTACCCCGGGCTCGACATGGAAAACAAGTGCTGGCTCATACTGGGCAAGTACAACCTCAAGATGCTGGTGCTCACGTGCGGCACCAACGGCAGCTACGTCTTCACTGCCGGCCAGCTGTCGATTCAGGAGACGCCCAAGGTGGCCGTGGCCGACACCGTGGGGGCCGGCGACAGCTTCACCGGCGCCTTTGCCGCCGCCACACTCAGCGGCATGCCAGTGAACCAGGCCCACGAGCTGGCTGTGAAGGTGAGCGCCTATGTGTGCACCCAGAACGGAGCCATGCCTGCACTGCCCCGCGAGCTCACAGAGCAAGTGAAATGTCACAAATAA
- a CDS encoding 1-acyl-sn-glycerol-3-phosphate acyltransferase, translated as MKAARFILKKAGWEFRVNIPPVAKCLICVAPHTSNWDFIMGELAIHSVGMKAGFLMKSTWFFFPLGPILRSMGGIPVHRTTKAEALLEQRVVGTEAIEAIERLHGDKKNHVTQTVINAFNKRQRLAIAVTPEGTRSRNSHWHKGIVVMAHEVGVPIVLAYFDYKRKVACLDQLFTSTGDIEADMLAIKRYYNDKGDYARYPDHFTTGL; from the coding sequence TTGAAAGCAGCCCGATTCATCTTGAAAAAGGCAGGGTGGGAATTTAGAGTCAACATTCCCCCCGTAGCCAAGTGCCTCATCTGTGTGGCACCACACACAAGCAACTGGGACTTCATCATGGGCGAACTGGCCATACACTCGGTGGGGATGAAAGCCGGCTTTCTCATGAAAAGCACCTGGTTTTTCTTCCCCCTCGGTCCCATTCTGCGCAGCATGGGGGGTATACCTGTGCACCGCACCACCAAAGCCGAGGCCCTGCTCGAGCAGCGCGTGGTGGGCACCGAGGCCATCGAGGCCATCGAGCGCCTGCACGGCGACAAAAAGAACCACGTGACCCAGACGGTGATCAACGCCTTCAACAAGCGCCAGCGGCTGGCCATCGCCGTCACTCCCGAGGGCACGCGCAGCCGCAACAGTCACTGGCACAAGGGCATTGTGGTCATGGCCCACGAGGTGGGCGTGCCCATCGTGCTGGCCTACTTCGACTACAAGCGCAAGGTGGCTTGCCTCGACCAGCTGTTCACCTCCACAGGCGACATCGAGGCCGACATGCTGGCCATCAAGCGCTACTACAACGACAAGGGCGACTATGCCCGCTATCCCGATCACTTCACCACCGGACTATAG
- a CDS encoding IS30 family transposase — MYKQLTSEQRYTISVLLQTKFSLSFIAETIGVSVSTVSRERRRNSNAKGVYDARTAVLKVKRRKARTPGNRRIAPYVRSRVFELIRKEQWSPEEVAGWLGKKEGITVSKSTIYNWIAALSPHYGDNIRKHLRHGGRPRQKSLLTTKAHIPNRLSIDERPETDYGQTIGDWEMDTIVGKEGKGAIVTLVERRSCFMLMEKLDTGKQAVPLAYAVVRLIRESGLPVRSITTDNGPEFAAHEIIARELNTKVYFAHPYCSWEKGAIENMNGLIRQYIPKKTDFRGISRLYVKSIIEKLNNRPRKKNGFRKPKDMIKEK; from the coding sequence ATGTATAAACAATTAACCTCGGAGCAAAGATACACAATAAGTGTGCTACTCCAAACGAAATTCTCACTTAGTTTCATAGCCGAGACTATTGGTGTGTCAGTAAGCACGGTTTCTCGTGAGCGAAGGCGTAATTCTAATGCTAAAGGCGTTTATGACGCACGTACGGCCGTATTGAAAGTCAAACGACGCAAGGCCAGGACACCTGGCAATCGCCGTATCGCTCCCTATGTACGCAGCCGTGTTTTTGAACTTATCCGTAAGGAGCAGTGGTCGCCGGAGGAAGTCGCCGGATGGCTTGGCAAGAAAGAGGGCATCACGGTGTCCAAGTCAACCATATACAACTGGATAGCGGCCCTTTCCCCACATTACGGGGACAACATCCGAAAGCACCTCAGGCATGGAGGCAGACCAAGGCAAAAGTCCTTGCTTACCACCAAGGCGCATATTCCCAACCGCCTCTCCATTGACGAAAGACCGGAAACGGACTATGGACAGACCATAGGAGACTGGGAGATGGACACCATCGTAGGAAAGGAAGGCAAAGGTGCCATCGTTACTCTGGTTGAGAGGAGGAGCTGCTTTATGCTCATGGAGAAACTCGATACGGGAAAGCAGGCCGTTCCACTGGCATATGCCGTGGTGAGACTCATACGGGAGAGCGGGTTGCCTGTAAGGTCGATAACGACAGACAACGGGCCGGAGTTTGCCGCACACGAAATCATTGCGAGGGAACTTAACACGAAAGTTTACTTCGCACATCCGTACTGCTCGTGGGAGAAGGGAGCTATCGAGAACATGAACGGGCTCATCAGGCAATATATTCCGAAGAAGACGGACTTTAGGGGAATTTCAAGGCTATATGTCAAGAGCATCATCGAAAAATTAAACAACAGGCCAAGAAAGAAAAACGGATTTCGAAAGCCCAAAGACATGATTAAAGAAAAATAG